AGCGTTAAGAGAATTATCACAGACGCGCTCGACGACGCCGCGATTTATGCAAGTTGCAAAGTGGTCAGTATCTTGGCGTGCATGATCGTTTGacatttattaatatttgatCAATCCGTCTTTCAGGATGGCGTCCTGGTGGAAAATATGCACGACATCCCGTACGTCCGATCTAAGGACTTGCTTCCGGAAACTACCGCCTTAATGACGAGAGTTTGCTCTGAGGTCAGGAAAATTGTTCCTCGACACGTGCCTTGTGGGGTTCAGGTATCGAAAACAAACTTCCCCAATTTATTATAATCTGATTAACGGTCCTCCGTTATGATGTTCGTATCGATCGAATGATAAAAAGGTTTTAGCAGGAGCGAATAAAGAGGCAATCGCCGTGGCACAGGCAGCTGACTTACAGTTTATCAGAGCGGAAGGTTTCGTTTTCTCGCATATCGCCGACGAAGGATTCACGGACGCTAGTGCCGGGAGTTTGTTGAGATACCGTAAACAAATAGACGCCGAAGATATCCTTGTATTTTCCGACATCAAGAAGAAACATAGGTTGGTACAGGTTCTTTGACGTATAACAGCTTACTGTAAAAAGCTGAGTATTACAATTAGCTAATCAGAATTTCATGACTAatatttttagtttaattCTAGCGCACATTCTATTACATCCGATGTAACTTTATCCGAGACCGCCAAGGCAGCTGAGTTCTTCTTGACGGATGGTGTTATCATAACAGGATCTGCTACTGGTGATCCAGCGGATGCCTCGCAAGTAAAGGGTATGGAATGTAACCAAAATTGGAAGCGTCAATGAGATGATACCTACTACGTATTGCGATGTGTGTTGAGTTGTCATTTTGTGTGAAATACTTTATTGCAGAAGTGAAGCGGGTGGCAAAGGGGCCTGTCATCGTTGGTTCAGGTGTGACTactgaaaatttagaaaaatacctTACAGCAGATGCTGTTATCGTTGGAACGTACTTCAAAACTGACGGACAATGGGAAAACGCGGTTAATTCAGACCGAGTGAAATGCTTCATGGAAAAACTTGGGAAGCTTGGATAGCTTGAAAATAAGCAGACATTGAACATTCACAAATTGCGAACACACGTCGAAATAATTTACTGGAAGTTAGGCGTAAGGGGCCatccataaattacgtcaCACGAATTTTAGAACTTTTAAACTCCTCCCCCCGTCCTTGTCACAGGTTGTCACATTTTTAGAACCCCCTCCCCCTGATGTGacgtaacaaatttttcaaacttatgcatgtatttaaaaggaatcaaatgaaaacagttattttcatttttttcttattatcatTAAATAATCTTTAATAAAATCAACATAGAGTCGAATATTTATGATatcagagagaaaaaacgacTAGTTAGGAAACAAAAAGCGACTAATTAAGCATCTCCAAGACGctcaagttgaattttttcaaagtttttcaccAAGTCAACTTTAATctgcaaatattttgaacaaattttgcaaactacataatttttagttacaaacgtttcaaaaatgttcctataaagaaattttttttgattttacacTAAAAAGTATCCTCTTGgacgttaaaaataaatgattcaTGTCAATTCGGAACAGTTCTCCCTTTGTtactaattcttttttcgaCCGTCTATTCCCTGCTTAGTGAATTAGGGGATGggcatttttaaattttgattgaaattttgataattaaaaTGATGCTGGAGTGTATTCTTTGATACGCTgtataaatgtaattttccGAGAGGAATCTATGAgacgcagttccaatacgctgcgatcaatatatctaaagttacagccgaaaaacgaaacaattcttttttcatatttttctgcTATCTGTATTTGCATCATTATTTCTCTGCTGCTGATCCTATACGCTGTTTTTGATGctttttccgagttcctgggggtccaattagtcaggaaataagggtcatttgaatcgaatctgagaccacaaattttcggctccaaaaataaagaaaaaagaaaggctaacccctttgcattttaggcgaaaattttcgcgattttgaaaagtgctggaatcaattctttcaggcactattgcgacgtaattttgcgagaaaaatcgattgggcacagtcccaatacgctgcgatcaacgcatcgaaagttacggccaaaaaacgaaaacctgaattttcgacatttttcagcaggtgctttttccttcgtcatttctctgctgttgatcccacgctcttttcgctgcgttttctgagttccttggggtccaattggtcgggccagagtcatacgaatcaattctgagacgaaaaattttttggtgaaaaaaaaaggaaggttaacccctttgtatttttggcgaaaattttcgcgattttgaaaagtgctggaatcaattctctcaggcactattccgacgtaattttgcgagaaaaatcgattgggcacagtcccaatacgctgcgatcaacgcatcgaaagttacggccaaaaaacgaaaacctgaattttcgacatttttcagcaggtgctttttccttcgtcatttctctgctgttgatcccacgctcttttcgctgcgttttctgagttccttggggtccaattggtcgggccagagtcatacgaatcaattctgagacgaaaaattttttggtgaaaaaaaaaggaaggttaacccctttgtatttttggcgaaaattttcgcgattttgaaaagtgctggaatcaattctctcaggcactattccgacgtaattttgcgagaaaaatcgattgggcacagtcccaatacgctgcgatcaacgcatcgaaagttacggccaaaaaacgaaaacctgaattttcgacatttttcagcaggtgctttttccttcgtcatttctctgctgttgatcccacgctcttttcgctgcgttttctgagttccttggggtccaattggtcgggccagagtcatacgaatcaattctgagacgaaaaattttttggtgaaaaaaaaaggaaggttaacccctttgtatttttggcgaaaattttcgcgattttgaaaagtgctggaatcaattctttcaggcactattgcgacgtaattttgcgagaaaaatcgattgggcacagtcccaatacgctgcgatcaacgcatcgaaagttacggccaaaaaacgaaaacctgaattttcgacatttttcagcaggtgctttttccttcgtcatttctctgctgttgatcccacgctcttttcgctgcgttttctgagttccttggggtccaattggtcgggccagagtcatacgaatcaattctgagacgaaaaattttttggtgaaaaaaaaggaaggttaacccctttgtatttttggcgaaaattttcgcgattttgaaaagtgctggaatcaattctttcaggcactattgcgacgtaattttgcgagaaaaatcgattgggcacagtcccaatacgctgcgatcaacgcatcgaaagttacggccaaaaaacgaaaacctgaattttcgacatttttcagcaggtgctttttccttcgtcatttctctgctgttgatcccacgctcttttcgctgcgttttctgagttccttggggtccaattggtcgggccagagtcatacgaatcaattctgagacgaaaaattttttggtgaaaaaaaaaggaaggttaacccctttgtatttttggcgaaaattttcgcgattttgaaaagtgctggaatcaattctctcaggcactattccgacgtaattttgcgagaaaaatcgattgggcacagtcccaatacgctgcgatcaacgcatcgaaagttacggccaaaaaacgaaaacctgaattttcgacatttttcagcaggtgctttttccttcgtcatttctctgctgttgatcccacgctcttttcgctgcgttttctgagttccttggggtccaattggtcgggccagagtcatacgaatcaattctgagacgaaaaattttttggtgaaaaaaaaaggaaggttaacccctttgtatttttggcgaaaattttcgcgattttgaaaagtgctggaatcaattctttcaggcactattgcgacgtaattttgcgagaaaaatcgattgggcacagtcccaatacgctgcgatcaacgcatcgaaagttacggccaaaaaacgaaaacctgaattttcgacatttttcagcaggtgctttttccttcgtcatttctctgctgttgatcccacgctcttttcgctgcgttttctgagttccttggggtccaattggtcgggccagagtcatacgaatcaattctgagacgaaaaattttttggtgaaaaaaaaggaaggttaacccctttgtatttttggcgaaaattttcgcgattttgaaaagtgctggaatcaattctttcaggcactattgcgacgtaattttgcgagaaaaatcgattgggcacagtcccaatacgctgcgatcaacgcatcgaaagttacggccaaaaaacgaaaacctgaattttcgacatttttcagcaggtgctttttccttcgtcatttctctgctgttgatcccacgctcttttcgctgcgttttctgagttccttggggtccaattggtcgggccagagtcatacgaatcaattctgagacgaaaaattttttggtgaaaaaaaaaggaaggttaacccctttgtatttttggcgaaaattttcgcgattttgaaaagtgctggaatcaattctttcaggcactattgcgacgtaattttgcgagaaaaatcgattgggcacagtcccaatacgctgcgatcaacgcatcgaaagttacggccaaaaaacgaaaacctgaattttcgacatttttcagcaggtgctttttccttcgtcatttctctgctgttgatcccacgctcttttcgctgcgttttctgagttccttggggtccaattggtcgggccagagtcatacgaatcaattctgagacgaaaaattttttggtgaaaaaaaaaggaaggttaacccctttgtatttttggcgaaaattttcgcgattttgaaaagtgctggaatcaattctctcaggcactattccgacgtaattttgcgagaaaaatcgattgggcacagtcccaatacgctgcgatcaacgcatcgaaagttacggccaaaaaacgaaaacctgaattttcgacatttttcagcaggtgctttttccttcgtcatttctctgctgttgatcccacgctcttttcgctgcgttttctgagttccttggggtccaattggtcgggccagagtcatacgaatcaattctgagacgaaaaattttttggtgaaaaaaaaaggaaggttaacccctttgtatttttggcgaaaattttcgcgattttgaaaagtgctggaatcaattctttcaggcactattgcgacgtaattttgcgagaaaaatcgattgggcacagtcccaatacgctgcgatcaacgcatcgaaagttacggccaaaaaacgaaaacctgaattttcgacatttttcagcaggtgctttttccttcgtcatttctctgctgttgatcccacgctcttttcgctgcgttttctgagttccttggggtccaattggtcgggccagagtcatacgaatcaattctgagacgaaaaattttttggtgaaaaaaaaggaaggttaacccctttgtatttttggcgaaaattttcgcgattttgaaaagtgctggaatcaattctctcaggcactattccgacgtaattttgcgagaaaaatcgattgggcacagtcccaatacgctgcgatcaacgcatcgaaagttacggccaaaaaacgaaaacctgaattttcgacatttttcagcaggtgctttttccttcgtcatttctctgctgttgatcccacgctcttttcgctgcgttttctgagttccttggggtccaattggtcgggccagagtcatacgaatcaattctgagacgaaaaattttttggtgaaaaaaaaaggaaggttaacccctttgtatttttggcgaaaattttcgcgattttgaaaagtgctggaatcaattctctcaggcactattccgacgtaattttgcgagaaaaatcgattgggcacagtcccaatacgctgcgatcaacgcatcgaaagttacggccaaaaaacgaaaacctgaattttcgacatttttcagcaggtgctttttccttcgtcatttctctgctgttgatcccacgctcttttcgctgcgttttctgagttc
The sequence above is drawn from the Neodiprion pinetum isolate iyNeoPine1 chromosome 2, iyNeoPine1.2, whole genome shotgun sequence genome and encodes:
- the LOC124212971 gene encoding uncharacterized protein F13E9.13, mitochondrial, coding for MLRFRKVFTKTGCSAIGMIHVGGLPGTPRYGGSVKRIITDALDDAAIYASCKVDGVLVENMHDIPYVRSKDLLPETTALMTRVCSEVRKIVPRHVPCGVQVLAGANKEAIAVAQAADLQFIRAEGFVFSHIADEGFTDASAGSLLRYRKQIDAEDILVFSDIKKKHSAHSITSDVTLSETAKAAEFFLTDGVIITGSATGDPADASQVKEVKRVAKGPVIVGSGVTTENLEKYLTADAVIVGTYFKTDGQWENAVNSDRVKCFMEKLGKLG